TTCGATGATTTTGGGCACTTTCAAAAAGTCTGCCTGGCGGTGGGGCGCGTTTTGCAGCAGGGCGTCGGCGTCGGCTTGACTGGTAACCCGGTCGTCGCGTAACGGCGCTTCCGTCTCAACCGCATGGGCCAAAGGCTCAACCCCATCCGTATCCAGTTCGTTCAGCTTGTCCATGTAGGCCAGCACCTTGTCGAAGTGGGCGACCAGTTCGTCTGTTTCCGCCTCGCTGAGATCCAGGCGGGCCAAAAGCGCCACCCGCTGGACTTCTTGTCGGTTCACCCGCATAGTCTGTGCATCCTAGAAGAAAGGTCTTGATCCGGCTAGGGGCTCTCGGTTAGTCTCCGCTTATGACGGGCGAGCGAGGACGTCTGGGCCAGGCTGGGGAGACCGAGGCCGAGCGCTTTCTGCGGGCAAAAGGCTATACGATTGTGGCCAGAAACTACCGCTCCGGGGCGGGGGAGATTGATCTGGTGGCCCTGTCCCGGCAGACCGTGGTCTTTGTCGAGGTCCGTAGCCTGAGCGGACCGCAGTTCGGTGACCCTCTGGCCACGGTCACGCCGCGCAAACAGCGCCACATTGCCAGAGTCGCGCTGTCGTATCTCAGCCGCCATCGGCTGCACGACCGGGCGGCCCGTTTTGATGTCATCGGTATTCGGTGGCAGAATGACAGGGGTGCCAAACGGCCAGCTCGTATCACCCATATTCAAGACGCCTTCGAGCTGCCGTCCGCCTACTAGAGGTTCCCATGTTGGATATCAGAATCGTTCGTGACGACCCTGAGTTCGTCAAACGAGAACTCGGTAAAGTTGATTTTCCGGCCGCCGATATTGACGCCCTGCTGGAGTGTGACCGGCGGCGACGGGCTACCATCCAGGAAACCGAGACGCTGCGCGCCACGCGCACGAGTCGCTCAAAAGAGATCCGCAGCATGACCGACGCCCAGACGCGCGCGCAGGCGATTGACGAAATGCGGGCGGTCGGCGAGCGGGTCAGTCGGCTCGANNNNNNNNNNNNNNNNNNNNNNNNNNNNNNNNNNNNNNNNNNNNNNNNNNNNNNNNNNNNNNNNNNNNNNNNNNNNNNNNNNNNNNNNNNNNNNNNNNNNNNNNNNNNNNNNNNNNNNNNNNNNNNCCGCCCAAGCCGCACTGGGAGTTGGCCGAGCAGCTGGGGATTATTGATTTTGAGCGCGGGGTCAAGATTTCCGGAACCCGCTTCTATGTGCTCAAGGGGCTTGGCGCCCGTCTCCAGCGCGCCCTGATCAGCTGGATGCTGGATCTGCACATCGCCAAACATGGCTATACCGAGGTGTATCCGCCGGTCATGGTCAAGGAACAGTGTCTGGTCGGAACCGGCAATCTGCCCAAATTTGGCGATAATCTGTACCGGGACGTTGAAGAAGACTTCTGGTTTGTTCCCACGGCCGAGGTACCGGTGACCAATCTGTACCGGGACGAGCTGCTTGAGGCCGACCAGCTGCCCATCTACCACGTAGCCTACACCCCGTGTTTTCGGCGAGAAAAAATGTCGGCCGGTCGCGATGTGCGCGGCATTAAGCGCGGTCATCAGTTCGATAAGGTCGAAATGGTCAAGTTCGTGCGGCCCGAGACCTCGGACGCCGAACTGGTCAGCCTGGTGGATAATGCCGAGGATGTCTGCCGTGGGCTCGGCGTGCCTCACCGGGTGGTGCAGATGTGTACCGGTGACCTGAGCTTTGTGGCTGCCATGAAGTACGACGTGGAAATGTGGGCGCCGGGCTGCCAGGAGTGGCTGGAGGTCAGCTCGTGCTCGAATTTTCGCGATTTTCAGGCTCGTCGGGCCAGGATTCGCTATCGTCCGGCTCGGGGTGCCAAACCGGAATTTCTGCACACCCTGAACGGTTCGGGTCTGGCCCTGCCGCGGGTGTTCATCGCCGTGCTCGAAAATTATCAACAGGCCGACGGCAGCGTTGAGATTCCGGCCGTTCTGCGGCCCTATATGGCCGGTGTCGAGCGGATCGGGCCGGCGTCCTGAGCCGTCTGGACGGACAGATATTACGGGGGACAAAACCGGCCGATGCAGCGCGCTCAGCATGGCCAGTGTCGGCTGGCTCAGGGGGCTTGACGGGCCGGAAAGGGGCAGATACTTATCGGCCGGACATAAGGTGATTGTGGCACCTGAATCGGAAAAACACGACCCCGGTCAGGACCGTGAAGCCGAGATTGAGCGCCTGACCCAGGAACTCTCCGGCCTCATTAACGAAGCTGGAACGCAGGGCCGCGAAGAGCTGCGTGAGTATGCGCTCAGCCTGATCCAGGCCGAGACAGAGACGACCCACGTTGAAGAGCCGCCTCAGCAGGAGGTACCGAAACAGGAGTTGGTTTTTAATCCCTTAGCTCTGAGCATTCCCCTCGTGCTGCTCGGCATCCTGCTGCTCCTGCTCTTCCCCCCGGTTGGGGTGGTGATACTCCTGTTTGCGGTAGTGATGGCGGTCGGTGGGGGGCTGTATACCTTGTTGTTTCATCGCAGATAGACCTCAATCGGGAGGAAGTGGGCGATATGGCCAGAAAACCCATTTCAGAAGAAGAACAGCGGGAAATCGAAGCCCGACGACGCATCGAACAGATTGCCGAACGCAAGAAGCGGGTTTCCGAGCGAGCTGAGCGCGGTGGCTTGTGGTCACGGCGTGATTTTTTCGGCCGGCTCAGTTGGGGCGGGTTTGGACTGGTGTCACTGATCAGTCTGCTGGCCTTTGTCCGCTCAGCCTTTCCCCGCGTCCTGGTTCTGCCCCCGTCCAGGTTCAAGGCCGGTTTTCCGGGCGACTATCCGGTCGGAGAGGTGAGCGAAAAATACACCCAGGAGTTCCGGGTGTGGATCGTCCGTGAACCCCAGGGGCTGTACGCCATCTTTGCCAAATGTACCCATCTCGGCTGTACGCCACGCTGGTCGGGCTCTGAGAACAAGTACAAATGCCCCTGCCATGGGAGCGGTTATTACAAGAACGGCTATAATTTTGAGGGGCCGGCGCCGCGACCGATGGACCGCTTTCAGCTCTCGCTGGATGAGGAGGGGCAGCTCGAAGTGGATATGAGCAAGGTGTTCACCATGCAGCCCGGGGGTGATCCCAACAAGCAACATCCGGACAGTATCCTCAAAGTCTAATCACAATGGGGGACGAGACCTTATGAGTCAGTGGGACGAACTCAAACGTCAGGTGATGGAATCGCAGGCCTGGCAGTCCATCTTCCGCCACGGCTATGAAGACACGCCGCGCAACCGGATTCTGATGGTGTCGGGCAATGTGTGGCTCCACCTGCACCCGTCCAAAGTTCGCAAACACTCGACCCGTTTGCGTTTCACCTGGTGTATGGGGGGGATTACCTTCCTCATGTTTCTGGTGACGACCATCACCGGCGTCTATCTCATGTTCTACTACCGACCGGTGGCCGAGTACGCCTACGCGGATATCAAATATCTGGAGTTTGATATGCCGTTCGGCATGCTGATGCGCAACATGCATCGCTGGGCCGCGCACGGCATGGTCATTGCCGTCTGGCTCCACATGTTCCGCGTGTTCATGACCGGTTCCTATAAACCGCCGCGCGAGTTCAACTGGGTGGTGGGAGTTATTCTGCTGGTGCTGACCCTCCTGCTGTCCTTCACCGGTTACCTGCTGCCGTGGGATCAGCTGTCGATCTGGGCCGTCTCGGTCGGCTCGAACATGGGCCGCGCCACCCCGTTGCTGGGCCACGAGGGGCCGGGTAGGGAACTGTTGGGGGTCAATGCCGTCTACGACGCGCGGGCCTTCCTGTTTGGCGGCGGAGAAATCGGCGCACATACCCTCCTGCGCTTCTACATCTTGCACTGTATTTTCATTCCGCTGGTGACCAGCCTGTTTCTGGCGGTCCACTTCTGGCGGATTCGCCGGGACGGTTTCTCCGGTCCTCCACTGTAGGAAGAGGGGGGATGTCATGCATGTACTCGTCGTGCCGATCCTCATGGCTCTGGTGTTGTGGGGGCTGTACGTGATTGCCAAGCCCCGGGCCGACAAGGATTCCTAGGAGAGACGTATGGCCGACATAAGCGCCCCAACCCCGCGGGTTGAGGTCTCGCTCAAAAAAGCGGGCAAGCCCGGGGATGACAAAGTCCATACCTGGCCGTTTTTGGTGCGCAGCGAATTTCTGTGCATGATCTTCACCATGGTCTTTCTGCTCTTCTGGTCGCTGCTGGTCGACGCCCCGCTGGAAGAGCCGGCCAACCCGGGACGCACCCCCAACCCCTCAAAAGCGCCCTGGTACTTCCTGGGCCTCCAGGAAATCCTGGTGTTTTTCGATCCGTGGCACGCCGGTGTGGTGGCTCCGACCTTTATCATCGTCGGTTTGATGGTCATTCCCTATATTGACATCAATACCAAAGGCAACGGCTACTATACGTTCAAAGAGCGCAAGTATGAGATTCTGACCTTCCTGTTCGGCTTTCAGGTCCTGTGGGTGTCCACGGTCATTATCGGCACCTTCCTGCGCGGGCCTGGCTGGAACTGGTTTTGGCCCTGGGAGCCGTGGGATTCCCACAAGGTTGAGGCCATGACCAACCAGGATCTGCCCTATCTGGTCGGTTTTCGCGACTACTGGACATCGGCCGCCTTTGGCGGCGGACTGGTTGTTCTGTATTTCGTGGTCGGGACCATTTTGATGTACTGGTGGGTGGTGTGGCTCAAGGGCCGGGACTTCATGCAGCGCTGGGGCTTGGTGCGTTTCGGGCTGACCTCGTTTCTGTTCCTGAATATGCTGGCGATTGTGGTCAAGATGGTGATGCGGAGCGCCTTCAATATCAAGTATATTATGGTGACGCCGTGGCTGAATATATGAGACGCGGTCGGTGTTGGGGGTCGCAAAATTCTTACAGGCGCTGGCGCTGGCCGTTGTGGGCTACGCGCTGATGGTCGGTCTGACCGAAGACAACAGCATGGGCAAGGAATTATATCTCCTTGGGACTGGCGTCGTAGTGTTTTACCTTGGCCACCTGCTTGAACAGCGGGGCCGGGCTTGAGTTGGGACGTATGGCACGCAGAGAACTCGACGACGATAAACGATCATATAGCGGATTATTCCTCTTCTCCATGGGCTTGTTACTGATGGGGACGGTCTGGTCGGTGTGGGACGACTCCGTATCGCGTCGTCCGTGGAAGAGATACCAGGCCGAGTTCGCCCGGATTGCGTATGACAAACTGAGCGCGGACCTCCAGGCTGAAGAGGAGCGGCTGGCCAACGATCCTGTCTACCAGGAGGCGACGGCAAAACTGGCCGAAGCTCAAGAGCAGGTCGGTGGCGGCGAGGGCGCCCAGCGTCTGGCCCAGCTGCAGACCGAGCTGGCGGTCGCCGAGGTGGCGGCCAGCGACGCCGAAAACGCCCTGCGCCTCGTGCGCAGCGAGATTGAGGTGGCCTGGTACGAGTACGATCATGCCATCATCATCGGCCATGCGACCCGTGAACCTAAGGCCCACCTTGATGCCCTGCTGGCTGAGGCCGAAGTCCTGGACGCGGACTTTCAGGCCAAAACCGCCCACCGCGACCAGCTGCAGAACGAAATTGACGAGATCACCCTGAGCGTTCGTGAGTGGACCGACACCCTCCGGCGGCTGACCACCGACCGCGAGCGCCTCAGGCAGCGGCGGGACGATACCGTGCTGTTTGCCTCCGACGGCTTCATTATTCCCTACTTTCCGACTATCGAGCAGGTCGTCCTGACGGAATTTGACCGGAGTAATTTTGATACCCCGCTCCAGCGAGTGGACCGCTGTATCTCGTGTCAAGTCGGCATCAATCGCAGCGGCTTCGAGGACCAGCCCCACCCGTATAAAACCCACCCCCAGCGTCGGCTCCTGCTGGGGAATCACGTCGGCTGTACGCCGTGTCACGAGGGGCAGGGGGTGGCAACCAACAGCATTGCCCAGGCTCACGGCAACGTCCAGTTCTGGGAACATCCGCTGTTTGAGGACGAGAAGGTCGAGGTCAACTGCATCAAGTGTCATGCCGACGTGCAGGATGTGGAATTCGCCGAGAACATCGCCCGGGGTGAAAAACTGTTCATGCAGGTCGGGTGTGCCGGCTGTCACCTGGTCGAGGGCTATGGTGAGGCGCGCAAGATTGGTCCCCATCTGAGACGGGTGGCGGCCAAAGCCGATCCGTCCTGGCTGGTCGAGTGGGTGACCAACCCGCACGAATTTCGTCCCCAGACCCGCATGCCGCACTTCTTTTTGACCCCCGAGCAAGGCAAAGCCGTTGCCGCCTATCTGCTCGACGCGAGCCAGGAGGAGGGCGAGGAGTGGCTGGCCTCACGGCCCATGCCGGAGGGCATTGATCCGACCGACGCGGCCCTGGTCGAACGGGGCAAAGCTCTGGCCGATGCGGTCGGCTGTCGGGGCTGT
The Desulfurellaceae bacterium genome window above contains:
- the serS gene encoding serine--tRNA ligase, with protein sequence PPKPHWELAEQLGIIDFERGVKISGTRFYVLKGLGARLQRALISWMLDLHIAKHGYTEVYPPVMVKEQCLVGTGNLPKFGDNLYRDVEEDFWFVPTAEVPVTNLYRDELLEADQLPIYHVAYTPCFRREKMSAGRDVRGIKRGHQFDKVEMVKFVRPETSDAELVSLVDNAEDVCRGLGVPHRVVQMCTGDLSFVAAMKYDVEMWAPGCQEWLEVSSCSNFRDFQARRARIRYRPARGAKPEFLHTLNGSGLALPRVFIAVLENYQQADGSVEIPAVLRPYMAGVERIGPAS
- a CDS encoding YraN family protein; translation: MTGERGRLGQAGETEAERFLRAKGYTIVARNYRSGAGEIDLVALSRQTVVFVEVRSLSGPQFGDPLATVTPRKQRHIARVALSYLSRHRLHDRAARFDVIGIRWQNDRGAKRPARITHIQDAFELPSAY
- the gatC gene encoding Asp-tRNA(Asn)/Glu-tRNA(Gln) amidotransferase subunit GatC; the protein is MRVNRQEVQRVALLARLDLSEAETDELVAHFDKVLAYMDKLNELDTDGVEPLAHAVETEAPLRDDRVTSQADADALLQNAPHRQADFLKVPKIIE
- a CDS encoding ubiquinol-cytochrome c reductase iron-sulfur subunit, giving the protein MARKPISEEEQREIEARRRIEQIAERKKRVSERAERGGLWSRRDFFGRLSWGGFGLVSLISLLAFVRSAFPRVLVLPPSRFKAGFPGDYPVGEVSEKYTQEFRVWIVREPQGLYAIFAKCTHLGCTPRWSGSENKYKCPCHGSGYYKNGYNFEGPAPRPMDRFQLSLDEEGQLEVDMSKVFTMQPGGDPNKQHPDSILKV
- a CDS encoding c-type cytochrome — its product is MARRELDDDKRSYSGLFLFSMGLLLMGTVWSVWDDSVSRRPWKRYQAEFARIAYDKLSADLQAEEERLANDPVYQEATAKLAEAQEQVGGGEGAQRLAQLQTELAVAEVAASDAENALRLVRSEIEVAWYEYDHAIIIGHATREPKAHLDALLAEAEVLDADFQAKTAHRDQLQNEIDEITLSVREWTDTLRRLTTDRERLRQRRDDTVLFASDGFIIPYFPTIEQVVLTEFDRSNFDTPLQRVDRCISCQVGINRSGFEDQPHPYKTHPQRRLLLGNHVGCTPCHEGQGVATNSIAQAHGNVQFWEHPLFEDEKVEVNCIKCHADVQDVEFAENIARGEKLFMQVGCAGCHLVEGYGEARKIGPHLRRVAAKADPSWLVEWVTNPHEFRPQTRMPHFFLTPEQGKAVAAYLLDASQEEGEEWLASRPMPEGIDPTDAALVERGKALADAVGCRGCHMLEEGQTATLVGSAKTYAPLLARVAEKTNPRWLYYWIKNPRDYSPHTAMPSLRLTDDEAKAIVSYLMTLGEKPAPFADRPDLADAELVNHGQALVRQYGCHGCHEIPGMEREGRAFGSKTLEELYFGNRTDVPHSWDGWTYYKIREPRGYATDRIEQLMPWFNLPDEDIRLIRVFLASRTEGEFAEAYHAHSRWTDALVEGQRMVQYYNCTGCHLIEEKGGDIRVLYEESPTLAPPILKGQGEKVQPEWLYEFLKGPTPIRPWLEVRMPTFHFDDTDARNAVDYFIAQAKLENPYTYLNPAELSPHMLQAGEVLMSDDYFACFSCHQQGDKKPEGPPEGWAPDLELAKDRLNPDWVVRWIEDPQTLMPGTRMPSFYPGGPEDILEADEPRQMEAMRDYMWTLGVPQMAQVAEPSPAATPEAAVESMGPVPETELSGESVETDTQDVAPAA
- a CDS encoding cytochrome b N-terminal domain-containing protein — protein: MSQWDELKRQVMESQAWQSIFRHGYEDTPRNRILMVSGNVWLHLHPSKVRKHSTRLRFTWCMGGITFLMFLVTTITGVYLMFYYRPVAEYAYADIKYLEFDMPFGMLMRNMHRWAAHGMVIAVWLHMFRVFMTGSYKPPREFNWVVGVILLVLTLLLSFTGYLLPWDQLSIWAVSVGSNMGRATPLLGHEGPGRELLGVNAVYDARAFLFGGGEIGAHTLLRFYILHCIFIPLVTSLFLAVHFWRIRRDGFSGPPL